GGTCGCCAGTCCGACGTCAAAAAGGCGATCGTGACGCTCGAAGATGGCCAGTCCATCGACGTGACGACCGGTCTTTAAGGCGAAGTAAGGATTTAGAACAATGGCATTGAAGACATTCAATCCGACATCGCCGGGACGCCGCCAGTTGGTTGCCGTCGACCGTTCGGCCCTGCACAAGGGCAAGCCGGTCAAGCAGCTTACCGAAGGTCTGTCGTCGAAGGGCGGTCGCAACAACACCGGTCGCATCACGGTGCGTCGTCGTGGTGGCGGCGTGAAGCGCACCTACCGCATCATCGATTTCAAGCGTCGCGAGAAGCTGGGTGTTTTCGGTACGGTCGAACGTCTTGAGTACGATCCCAACCGCACGGCGTTTATTGCACTGGTTACCTACGATGATGGCGATCAGGCCTACATCCTGGCGCCGCAGCGTTTGGCCGAAGGCGACAAGGTCGTTTCCGACACCAAGGCCGATGTTAAGCCGGGCAACGCCATGCCGCTTGCGTCTATGCCGGTCGGTACGATCATCCACAATGTGGAGCTGAAGATCGGAAAGGGCGGTCAGATCGCACGCTCAGCTGGCGCCTATGCTCAGCTGGTTGGTCGCGACGGCGCCTATGCCATTGTGCGTCTGCAATCAGGTGAACAGCGTCTCATTCATGGCCAGTGCTTTGCATCGGTCGGTGCGGTTTCCAATCCCGACCATATGAACACCAATCTCGGCAAAGCCGGTCGCGCCCGTTGGCTCGGTCGTCGCCCGTCGGTTCGTGGTGTGGTTATGAACCCGGTCGATCACCCCCATGGTGGTGGTGAAGGTCGGACTTCAGGTGGCCGTCACCCTGTGACGCCGTGGGGTAAGCCAACCAAAGGTAAGCGGACCCGCTCGAACAAAGCGACCGACAAATTCATCATTCGCTCGCGCCATCAGCGCAAGAAGAAGTAACGGAGCTCCCATGTCACGTTCGGTATGGAAAGGCCCGTTTATCGACGGGTACATTTTAAAGAAGGCCGATAAGGCGCGCGAAAGCGGTCGCAACGATGTGATCAAGATCTGGTCGCGCCGCTCGACCATCTTGCCGCAGTTCGTCGGTCTGACCTTTGGCGTCTACAACGGCCAGAAGCA
The DNA window shown above is from Hyphomicrobiales bacterium and carries:
- the rplB gene encoding 50S ribosomal protein L2, with the translated sequence MALKTFNPTSPGRRQLVAVDRSALHKGKPVKQLTEGLSSKGGRNNTGRITVRRRGGGVKRTYRIIDFKRREKLGVFGTVERLEYDPNRTAFIALVTYDDGDQAYILAPQRLAEGDKVVSDTKADVKPGNAMPLASMPVGTIIHNVELKIGKGGQIARSAGAYAQLVGRDGAYAIVRLQSGEQRLIHGQCFASVGAVSNPDHMNTNLGKAGRARWLGRRPSVRGVVMNPVDHPHGGGEGRTSGGRHPVTPWGKPTKGKRTRSNKATDKFIIRSRHQRKKK
- the rpsS gene encoding 30S ribosomal protein S19 encodes the protein MSRSVWKGPFIDGYILKKADKARESGRNDVIKIWSRRSTILPQFVGLTFGVYNGQKHIPVSISEDMIGHKFGEFAPTRTYYGHAADKKAKRK